Proteins from a single region of Macrobrachium nipponense isolate FS-2020 chromosome 11, ASM1510439v2, whole genome shotgun sequence:
- the LOC135209585 gene encoding probable cyclin-dependent serine/threonine-protein kinase DDB_G0292550, with amino-acid sequence MILGIVGYNLFVNSDNNGHSFVNSDDNENSFVNSDDNENSFVNSDDNENSFVNSDDNENSFVNSDDNENSFVNSDDNENSSVNRDDNENYFVNRDNNENPFVNRDDNENSFVNRDDNDNSFVNSDDNENSFVNSEIMRILLKNRDNNENPFVNSDNNENSFVNSDDNENSLCKQPGAPDKKVAGVKVGEGCAVWGAETDAGTTNASGAGPTLVGAAGAGVGAGATRGARVRAGAGAT; translated from the exons ATGATCCTTGGCATCGTTGGTTACAACTTATTTGTAAACAGTGACAATAATGGGCATTCCTTTGTAAACAGCGACGATAATGAGAATTCCTTTGTAAACAGCGACGATAATGAGAATTCCTTTGTAAACAGCGACGATAATGAGAATTCCTTTGTAAACAGCGATGATAATGAGAATTCCTTTGTAAACAGTGACGATAATGAGAATTCCTTTGTAAACAGTGACGATAATGAGAATTCCTCTGTAAACAGGGACGATAATGAGAATTACTTTGTAAACAGGGACAATAACGAGAATCCCTTTGTAAACAGGGACGATAATGAGAATTCCTTTGTAAACAGGGACGATAACGATAATTCCTTTGTAAACAGTGACGATAATGAGAATTCCTTTGTAAACAGTGAGATAATGAGAATTCTTTTGAAAAACAGAGATAATAATGAGAATCCCTTTGTAAACAGTGACAACAATGAGAATTCCTTTGTAAACAGCGACGATAATGAGAATTCCCTGTGTAAACA GCCAGGTGCTCCTGACAAGAAAGTGGCTGGAGTGAAAGTTGGAGAAGGTTGTGCAGTTTGGGGAGCTGAGACGGATGCTGGGACAACAAATGCAAGTGGAGCTGGACCAACATTAGTGGGTGCAGCTGGGGCAGGGGTAGGCGCCGGAGCTACACGTGGAGCAAGAGTAAGGGCAGGTGCTGGAGCAACTTGA